The sequence CAAGCCTTGGCGAAAGCATCTGGTGCACAAGGTATGTGTGTTGGACAAGCTCTCGACCTCTACGCAGAAAACACAATTGTATCTTTAAACGAACTTGAAGCTATCCATAAAAACAAGACCGGTGCGCTTTTAAAATGTGCTATCCAGCTTGGTGCATTGGCAGCTGGAGACAAAGGGTATAAAATCCTCCCTCTATTAGATCGGTATGCGGATGCGATTGGGTTAGCTTTTCAGGTTCAAGACGATATATTAGATATCATCAGTGACACCGAAACTCTTGGAAAACCGCAAGGTTCAGACCAAGATTTAAATAAGGCGACCTATCCTTCTTTACTTGGGTTAGATGGCGCTCAGCACAAAGCTCAAACTCTTTTGCAAGAAGCACTTCATGCATTAGACGCAATCCCTTACAATACCCAGTTACTCGAAGAGTTCGCCCGATACGTTATCGAGCGCAAAAACTAACATTATAAGCGCTGAATATTTTATGACTCTTGATATTTCGAAATATCCTACATTAGTCCTTGCCGATACGCCTGAAGAGCTACGATCTCTTCCAAGAGACATATTGCCAAAACTTTGTGACGAATTACGTACTTATTTATTAAACTCTGTAAGCCAATCAAGTGGGCATTTAGCATCTGGTTTAGGCACAGTTGAACTAACTGTTGCGCTACATTATGTCTACAACACACCATTCGACCAACTGATTTGGGATGTTGGCCATCAAGCGTATCCTCATAAAATTTTGACTGGCCGCCGAGAACAACTGCCAACCATTCGTCAAAAAAATGGCCTGCACCCGTTTCCGTGGAGAGAAGAAAGCAAATACGACACGCTTTCAGTCGGACACTCTTCAACTTCCATTAGCGCGGCACTGGGCATGGCTATTTGTGCTGAAAAAGAAGGCAAAGAGAGAAAAGTTGTTAGTGTTATTGGTGATGGTGCCATTACCGCTGGCATGGCATTTGAAGCCATGAACCATGCAGGCGATATTCATTCAGATATGTTAGTGATTCTTAACGATAACGAAATGTCGATATCTGAAAACGTAGGTGCACTTAACAACCACCTAGCTCAAGTTTTATCAGGAAGCTTATACACCTCTATTAGAGAAGGAGGAAAGAAAGTACTTTCTGGAATGCCTCCAATTAAGGAGTTAGTAAGAAAAACAGAAGAACACCTTAAAGGCATGGTTGTACCTGGCACCATGTTTGAAGAACTAGGCTTTAATTATATAGGCCCTGTTGACGGACACGATGTCAGTGAGCTAGTGAAAACATTGAAGAACATGCGAGAGCTAAAAGGTCCGCAGTTCTTACATATAATGACGAAAAAAGGCAAAGGTTACGAGCCAGCTGAAAAAGATCCTATTGGCTATCATGGCGTACCAAAATTTGACCCGTCTAATACGAGCTTACCAAAAAGTAATGGTACTAAACCTAGCTTTTCTAAGATATTCGGTGACTTCCTCTGTGATATGGCAGAGCAAGATCCAAAACTCATGGCAATCACACCTGCAATGCGTGAGGGCTCTGGTATGGTTCGCTTTTCTAAAGAATATCCAGAACAATATTTTGATGTCGCCATTGCGGAACAGCACTCTATTACACTAGCAACAGGAATGGCCATTGCGGGCTATAACCCCATTGTTGCAATCTACTCAACGTTCTTACAACGTGGATACGATCAATTTATCCATGATGTCGCGATCATGAATCTGCCCGTTATGTTTGCAATCGATCGCGCGGGTATCGTTGGTGCAGATGGTCAAACCCACCAAGGTGCATTTGACCTTAGCTTTATGCGTTGTATCCCTAACCTAGTTATCATGGCGCCCAGTAATGAAAACGAATGTCGCCAAATGCTATACACCGGACATAAACACCAAGGTCCGAGCGCAGTGCGTTACCCAAGAGGTACTAGTATTGGCGCTAACCTTGAACACACCATGACAGCACTCGAAATTGGCAAAGGGCTTATTGTTCGTGAAAGCGAGGCGGCTCCTAGCAAGTTAAAAGTGGCGATTTTAAGCTTTGGTACCATGTTAGAAAGTGCGACTACCGCCGCAGAAAATATTGATGCTACCCTTGCTGACATGCGTTTTGTTAAGCCTTTAGATGAAGACCTCATCAAGGATTTAGCAAGCCGTCACGATATTCTCGTAACGGTTGAAGAAAATGCTATTGCCGGTGGTGCTGGCGCTGGTGTAATTGAATTTATGATGCAAGAAAAGCTAATCAAGCCTGTATTAAACATTGGTTTGCCTGACAAATTTATTGTTCAGGGAACACAAGAAGAGCTGCACGCAGAACTAGGCTTAGATGCAGCAGGTATCGAAGCGACAATTCGAGATTATATAGCGAAGTAATACCACATTAAGTAAATTAACGGATGGTAAATTCACCAGATTTTTATAGCATAAAAAAGCGAAGAGTACTTCACTCCTCGCTTTTTTGTTCATCATGTCATTCATCGCGCACAAACATTAAATCCAGCCAGCATACCGACCAATCAAGAACAATGCCACGCCAGCCATTACTCCAGCAACAACATCATCGATCATAATTCCTAATCCACCATGTACTCGTTTATCTAGCCAACCAATAGGCCAAGGTTTTACCATATCAAAGAAACGAAACAGTACAAAACCAGTGAGTAGCCACTTCCACTCAGTTGCGGGAAGGTTCATCATAGGCACTAAGCTCATAGTGATCCAAAAGCCTGCAAATTCATCCCATACGATAGAGCCATGGTCATGAACACCCATGTCATCTGATGTGATTTGACATATTTTTACGCCTACAAAACAAGAGGCAACAACGAGGATAAGATAAATAGGTAACGGAAACTGGACCAAAACAAAATAAAGCGGAATAGACGCTAGTGTTCCCATGGTTCCGGGAATAATAGGAGATAAACCACTACCAAAACCGGTTGCTAGCAAATGCCAAGGATTCGCCAATGAAATGTTATCTAATGGGTTACTCATTCTTCGTCCTTAAAATGGTCATATCCATCCAGTTTCCAGTCGACTGTTTTTCCGTCTCTTACAAGCTCAAACGTCCCCTCAGGTCGAATCTGACCTATGCAGGTTACCTTGGTTCCTATATGAGCCAGAGCGCTCTCTATGCCACCATTGTGTTCTTCTGGTACGGTAAAACAGAGTTCGTACTCCTCTCCACTCGTCAAAGCAAGTTTCTGCGCTTTCTCTCTGTCATCACAAAAACCAAGCAATTCATTTGAAAGTGGAAGCGCGCTAATATCTATGGCGGCACCAACCTTAGAGCACTTAAGTATATGCTGAACATCCGAGATCAGGCCATCAGAGATATCAATACAACTAGAGGCAATATTAATTAACGCTTGTCCCGCTAAAATTCTCGGTGTGGCAATATAGTGGCGACGCTCAAGTTTTTCGGCATAAGGCTTAGTTCGCTCTTCATTACCTAGAATAATTTCAAGCCCCGCTTTGCTATCACCTAATTCCCCCGTCACATAAAGCCAGTCACCAGATTGCGCACCATCACGGCGAAGCACTTTATCCTCGGGTATAAATCCCTGTACCGTTAAAGTGATGCTTAAAGGCCCTTTTGTCGTATCACCACCGATAAGTTGAACACCAAAATAGTCCGCAAGTTCAAAGAAAGCATCACAAAAAGGAGCCAACCATGACTCGTCTTGCTCTGGCAGAGTCAAGGCAAGCGAAACCCAGGCTGGTGTTGCTCCCATAGCTGCTAAATCACTAAGATTAGAAGCCAATGCTTTATGTGCCACCCATGCAGGATCTGCATCGGCCAGAAAGTGTGTACCAGCCACTAAAGTATCTGTGCTTATAGCAATACGGACATTATCTGGAGAGCGCACAACGGCACAGTCATCTCCGAGCGAGATTTGAACATCTTTGCGTTGACTTTGACGATTGGAAAAAATTTCTCGATTAAACTAAATTCACCGGACATTTATAATGACTCTCGATTCTATAGCCTGAACTTATAATTCTAGGTACCCATATAACAAAAAAGGCCAGCAATGCCGACCTTTTTATCTATACAATTTTTACTTTTTACGTACGTGCGGTGCGGCTTTATCTAGCACACCGTTGACAAATTTATGACTGTCTTCGGCTGCAAATACTTTCGCCAACTCAATGGCTTCATTGATGACCACTTTATAGGGTACATCTTCGCGTCGAGTCATTTCGTACATAGCAAGACGTAAAAGCGCTAACTCCATCATATCCAGATCTTGCATTGGACGAGATAGGTAAGGGCGAAGTTTGCTATCTAACTTAATGTGGTCTTGTACAACACCTGACAATAGGTCACGAAAGTAAGCAACGTCTGTTTCTGGCGCAACTAATGCAGGTTCTGCAGCATGATGCTCTTCTTCATCATACTTACCACCAGATAAAAATTGTTCTTCAATTGTGGCAACATTATCTTTCGATATTTGCCAAGAATATATTGCTTGTAAAGCAAATTGACGTGCATTACGACGTGCGGCTGGTTTCACACTTGCCCCCATTAGGAATCGATTTCTGAAAGAACGTTGATCATCTCAAGTGCGCTTAGTGCAGCCTCTGCACCTTTATTACCAGCCTTGGTTCCTGCGCGCTCGATAGCTTGATCGATGGTATCTACGGTTAACACACCGAATGCGACAGGAAGGCTGAACTCTAGAGAAACTTGTGCCAGACCCTTGTTACATTCACTACAAACATAATCGAAATGGGGTGTACCACCACGAATCACCGTACCCAAAGATACGATAGCATCAAATTTACCCGTTTTAGCTACACGTTGTGCAACGAGAGGTAATTCAACAGCACCAGGACAACGGACAACAGTAATGTTATCTTCTGATACTTGCCCGTGACGCTTTAAAGTATCGATAGCACCAGAAAGTAAACTTTCATTAATAAAGCTATTAAAACGAGAAATCACAATAGCAATTTTTGCATTTGGAGCTGGGAAACCGCCCTCGATCACTTTCATAAGCCTTCCTTCAACTATATTCATCCAGTGAGAATCGCCGGATTCTAGCACAATTTTGTGAGCAATATCTATACCCAAAATAATTGAAGTTGCTACAAAGCCGTAAACAAATGACTCACCATGAACTTAGATAGACCAAGTGTTAAAAATGATTGAGTGCTGTTGGCGTTGCTGCAACTTCCGGTATAGCTGATAAATAGAATATTATTCCGTTACGTACTCAACGACTTCCAAACCAAACCCACCTAATGCGTGGTAACGTTTATCGCTAGAAGATAACAGTTTCATTTTATTTACGCCCATGTCAGAAAGGATCTGAGACCCAACACCAACACGTCTAGAAGTACCTTGTTTTTTGGCCATTGTAGGCGCTTCGCCTTTATCTTGTTGCTCAAACATTTTTACACGGTGAATAAGCAAATCTGCAGACTCTTCATGACCTAAAATGACTAAAATACCCCCTTCTTCTCCGATACGTTTCATTGCCATATCCAACGTCCAACTGCGATCTGCATTTCTATTTGAACGAAGTAAATCAGTAAACACATCGTTTAAGTGTACGCGAACCAAACAAGGCTCATCAGCAACGACGTCACCTTTACGAAGAGCATAGTGAATTTCGTTATCGATCGTGTCACGGTAAGTAACCAAATCAAAGTCACCAAATTCAGTTGGAAGCTTGCACTCAGCAACACGCTCGATGGTCGTTTCTGTATTATTACGATATTCAATTAGATCCGCGATGGTGCCCACTTTTATATCGTGTTTTTCTGAAAATACTTCCAAATCCGGACGACGAGCCATACTGCCATCTTCATTTAGGATTTCGACAATAACAGATGATGGTTCAAGACCAGCTAAACGCGCTAGATCACAGCCAGCTTCCGTATGACCAGCACGAGTAAGTACACCACCATCTTGAGCTGTTAAGGGAAAGATATGTCCCGGCTGAACAAGATCGGCCGCTTTTGCATCTTTTGCGACTGCCGCAAGAACAGTGACTGCGCGGTCTGATGCTGAAATACCAGTAGTTACGCCTTCAGCCGCTTCAATAGAAACAGTGAAATTTGTCGTATATTGAGCGTTGTTATCTTGAACCATTGGCGCAAGACCAAGGTTGACGCATCGATCCTTTGTCATGGTTAGACATATAAGGCCACGGCCATGTGTCGCCATAAAGTTGATAGCTTCAGGTGTGATATGCTCAGCTGCCATAATAATGTCGCCTTCATTCTCACGATCCTCATCATCCATAAGAATGACCATTTTTCCTAAACGAATATCTTCAATAATTTCTGTTGGCGTACTAATTGGCATTGTCGTCGTCCTATCTTTTCTCAGTGCACAAAATAGATTTAAGCAAACCCATTTTGTTGTAAAAAATCCATTGTAATTTTAGATTCAGGTTGCTGTTCTGAACTTCCCTGAAGTAAGCGTTCCATATATCTTGCTAATACATCTACTTCTAAGTTAACTTTTCTGCCTACTTGAAAATGATCCATTGTCGTCTCTTCTGAAGTATGAGGGACAATCGTCAATTTAAAGGCATTTTTTCTCAGTTCATTCACCGTCAAGCTAATTCCATCAACGGTAATCGAGCCTTTATATGCAACGTACTTGGTTATATCTATAGGCATGTCGACCCAAAACTCAATCGCCCTGCCAACCTGATTACGTTCAACAATCGTACCTACACCATCCACATGACCAGATACAATATGTCCACCAAAGCGTGTTGTAGGAAGCATCGCTTTTTCCAGGTTTACTTTATCTCCAACTTTATATTGGGTGAAACCTGTCAGATTCAAGGTTTCCAACGAAAGATCAGCGGTATAACTGTGAGGTCCAAAAGCAACAACCGTTAGACACACACCGTTGGTTGCAATACTGTCACCGAGTTTAACGTCGGACATATCCAATTTACCGCTATCAACAGTAATAGATATATCTTCGCCCTTCGCAGTAATAGCCGTCAACTTTCCTACTGCCTCTATAATTCCTGTAAACATGACTTTTTAACTTTCCTGTTTTACCGTTGCGACAACTCGTATATCAGACCCGACCATACGAATATCTTTAATCTCTAAATCGATAACTTGATCCATACTCTCTAAACCTAGCAGATTAACCAGTCCACGCCCGTCAGTTCCCATTAATTTAGGAGCCAAATAGATAATGAGCTCATCGACTAAATTCTGTTTTAAAAAACTCGCCGCTAAGGTTGCTCCAGCTTCTACCCAAATATGGTTTATCTGCTGTTGTTTATTGAGCTGTTCAAGTACTTCATCAAGGCAAAGCTGTCCCTCTTTATCCAGAGAGACAGAAATATGAGATTGGGTTGAGCTAGCCTCTATGGCCGAATCCGATATCGTAATTATTTCGCCATCGGATTGAAATAATTTAAGGTTATTTGTGAGCACTAAATTTTTATCTAGTATCGCTCTTTTAGGTTGTCGAAGGTTGATTTTAGGGTATTGATTCTGGATTGAAGAAGGTAAATCATTCCAGCGCACATTTAGTGAGGCATTATCATCAATCACGGTTTTACTTGTGGACAATACAGCGCCTGCTTTGGCTCTGAATGATTGAACATCCTTTCGAGCTTCGGGCGAAGTTATCCATTGGCTAACCCCGTTTTTAAGTGCTGTTTTACCATCTAAACTCGCAGCGAGTTTCAATTGTACAAACGGCATTCCTGTTTTCATCTGCTTAATAAAACCAGGATTAAGCGCTTCAGAGTCACTCTCAAGTAATCCTACCTGAACCTCAATACCCGCTTCTTGCAGTATTTTAATACCCCTTCCGGCTACCTGCGGGTTTGGATCTTGCATTGCACAGATAACTTTTCCGACCTTTGCCTTCACCAGTGCTTCTGCGCAGGGTGGAGTACGTCCAAAATGAGAACACGGTTCTAAAGTCACGTAAGCCGTTGCACCTTGCGCTTTTTCTTGAGCCTCTCTTAAGGCAAATACTTCAGCGTGAGGCTCACCAGCTCGGTAATGAAAACCTTCACCAACTACTTTTGCATCACGTACAATGACACACCCAACATTAGGATTAGGCGCCGTTGTATATAAACCTTTTTTAGCTAGTTCGATGGCCCGCGCCATCATTTGATAATCAAATGCAGTAAAAGATGGCTTCATACTAAACTCTTGCTTAGACATTAGTCTTCTAGCTTGGCAATTTCTTCACCAAACTCTCTAATATCTTCAAAACTTCTATATACCGAAGCAAAACGAATGTAAGCCACTTTATCTAACTCTCTAAGCTGATCCATCACCAAGTTACCAATCATTTTACTTGGCACTTCACGCTCACCTGTGGCTCGAAGTTTCGATTTTATATTACTGATTGCAAGCTCTATAGAGTCAGCACTAACCGGGCGTTTCTCTAAAGCTCGTTGGATGCCGCCAACCATTTTGTCCTCATTGTATGGTTCGCGATTACCATTTGATTTTATTACCTTTGGCATCACTAATTCAGCACTCTCAAACGTGGTAAATCGTTCTTTACAGGCTAAACACTGACGACGGCGACGAACCTGATGACCGTCGGCCACCAACCTAGAGTCGATCACTTTTGTGTCATTCTCAGAACAAAACGGGCAATGCATACTACCTCCAGATTTAGTTAAACTATTAATTAGTCCACTAGTTTAACGGAATTAAAAAATAGTGGCGAGTGAAACAAAAGGAGGCTCTGTGATAGAGCCCCCTTTTACACATGTACTGTTCTAAAGGTGTTTACACTCTTAGAACACAAAATAAAGGCTCACTACGGACGAGCCAAATAATTCGCTTTACCGACCCATTTATAGCTGGTCAGTTCTTCTAGTCCCATCGGTCCCCTAGCGTGTAACTTTTGAGTCGATACTGCCACCTCAGCTCCAAGCCCAAATTGTGCACCATCAGTAAATCGAGTTGACGCATTTACATATACCGCAGCAGAGCCAACCGAGTTAATAAATAACTCGGCACTTTCAATACTATTCGTCATGATCGCATCAGAGTGACTCGCATTATGAATACGCATGTGTTCAACTGCTTCACGAACATCATCAACCACTTTGACACCTAGCGTGAAGGCTAACCACTCGGTATCAAAATCACCTTCTTGAACGTCTCTCAAATCCTTAGCATTGGATAAATGACATTTTGCTTTTTCCTCGGCTACAAGAGCAACCTTGCCATTAAGTTTATTGGCAAGCATTGGTAAAAAGTCTTTTGCCACTTTTTCGTGGACCAATAAGGTATCTAAAGAATTACACGCAGAAGGCCTTTGTACTTTGGCATTTTCAACCACTAACAGAGATTTTTCTAAATCCGCACTCTCATCAACAAAGATATGACTAATACCAAAGCCTCCAATAATTACTGGTATTGTGCTGTTCTCTTTACACATTTTGTGCAATCCAGCACCACCTCTTGGAATAATCATATCCACATAATCATCAAGCTTTAGCAGCTGAGAAACCAATTCACGATCTGGCTTTTCAATATATTGAACGGATGCTGCCGGTAATTCGGCCTTCTCTAGTGCTAACTGGATAACTTTAACCAGCTCCATGTTTGAATAGAAAGTCTCTTTACCACCACGTAGGATGCTGGCATTACCTGTTTTAAGACACAGGGCCGCTATATCAATCGTTACATTTGGACGCGCTTCATAAATAACCCCAACTACTCCGAGCGGTACACGACGGCGTGACAGAGACATACCATTCTCTAATACCTTACTATCGATCTCACTACCCACAGGATCATTTAAACCAATTACGTTTCTGACGTCATTCGCTATGCCCTTTAATCGCATTTCATTGAGCAAAAGACGATCGAGTAACGCTTCTGTCAATCCAGCCTCACGACCTTTGTCGATATCTTTCGCATTTGCAGCAAGAATAGTGTCAGAATTTGCTTCTAGCTCATCAGCAATAATGGCGAGCGCTCTGTTTTTTTGCGCTGTAGGGGCAGTCGCAAGATGAAAAGCAGCGTCTTTGGCTGCTTGTCCCATTTTAATTAGTTCCACGTCTCTTCCTTATTTCTAAACTCTAAATACCCTGTACTGGGGATAAAAAATTGGCGAATTACTCTTTTATAACGACAAGATCGTCACGATGAATCACTTCTGATCCATACTCATAGCCTAAAATCGCATTGATATCTTTGCTATGTTTGCCAATTATTTTGATCAAATCTTTATTGGAATAACTAACAATACCTTTTGCCACAAGCTGGCCCGTACTGTTCTTAACCCTTGCAACTTCGCCACGAGCAAACTGCCCGGTAACCTTAATTATTCCTTTACCTAACAGGCTACTGCCTCTTTCAACTACCGCTTTCACTGCTCCATCATCAATAACAATGTCACCGGATGCGGTTGGGCCAGCAAGAATCCAACGCTTTCGATTCTCTAACGCTTCTGGCAAGGCAACAAATTTAGTACCATGCGGCTCATTGCTGATAGACGTTGCTACGACGTTATCCGCACTACCTGCTGCAATAATAACTTCAATACCCGCTCTTCTGGCAATATCTGCAGCCTGTAACTTAGTGGCCATTCCACCTGTTCCGAGTGTTGTTCCACTACCACCTGCTATTTTGCGCAGCGTTTCATCTATAGTGGTTACTTCCCGTATTAATTTAGCATCGGGATTTTTCCTTGGATCTGCAGTAAATAAACC is a genomic window of Vibrio algarum containing:
- the ispA gene encoding (2E,6E)-farnesyl diphosphate synthase translates to MLASLPFYQERNQAQLDSWLDKLDYQELPLVQAMRYGLLLGGKRARPFLVYVTGEMLGCTLDELDTPASAIECIHAYSLIHDDLPAMDDDELRRGHPTCHIEFDEATAILTGDSLQTMAFSILAEGHLSESGETMRVSMIQALAKASGAQGMCVGQALDLYAENTIVSLNELEAIHKNKTGALLKCAIQLGALAAGDKGYKILPLLDRYADAIGLAFQVQDDILDIISDTETLGKPQGSDQDLNKATYPSLLGLDGAQHKAQTLLQEALHALDAIPYNTQLLEEFARYVIERKN
- the dxs gene encoding 1-deoxy-D-xylulose-5-phosphate synthase, yielding MTLDISKYPTLVLADTPEELRSLPRDILPKLCDELRTYLLNSVSQSSGHLASGLGTVELTVALHYVYNTPFDQLIWDVGHQAYPHKILTGRREQLPTIRQKNGLHPFPWREESKYDTLSVGHSSTSISAALGMAICAEKEGKERKVVSVIGDGAITAGMAFEAMNHAGDIHSDMLVILNDNEMSISENVGALNNHLAQVLSGSLYTSIREGGKKVLSGMPPIKELVRKTEEHLKGMVVPGTMFEELGFNYIGPVDGHDVSELVKTLKNMRELKGPQFLHIMTKKGKGYEPAEKDPIGYHGVPKFDPSNTSLPKSNGTKPSFSKIFGDFLCDMAEQDPKLMAITPAMREGSGMVRFSKEYPEQYFDVAIAEQHSITLATGMAIAGYNPIVAIYSTFLQRGYDQFIHDVAIMNLPVMFAIDRAGIVGADGQTHQGAFDLSFMRCIPNLVIMAPSNENECRQMLYTGHKHQGPSAVRYPRGTSIGANLEHTMTALEIGKGLIVRESEAAPSKLKVAILSFGTMLESATTAAENIDATLADMRFVKPLDEDLIKDLASRHDILVTVEENAIAGGAGAGVIEFMMQEKLIKPVLNIGLPDKFIVQGTQEELHAELGLDAAGIEATIRDYIAK
- the pgpA gene encoding phosphatidylglycerophosphatase A produces the protein MSNPLDNISLANPWHLLATGFGSGLSPIIPGTMGTLASIPLYFVLVQFPLPIYLILVVASCFVGVKICQITSDDMGVHDHGSIVWDEFAGFWITMSLVPMMNLPATEWKWLLTGFVLFRFFDMVKPWPIGWLDKRVHGGLGIMIDDVVAGVMAGVALFLIGRYAGWI
- the nusB gene encoding transcription antitermination factor NusB, encoding MGASVKPAARRNARQFALQAIYSWQISKDNVATIEEQFLSGGKYDEEEHHAAEPALVAPETDVAYFRDLLSGVVQDHIKLDSKLRPYLSRPMQDLDMMELALLRLAMYEMTRREDVPYKVVINEAIELAKVFAAEDSHKFVNGVLDKAAPHVRKK
- the ribH gene encoding 6,7-dimethyl-8-ribityllumazine synthase, which produces MKVIEGGFPAPNAKIAIVISRFNSFINESLLSGAIDTLKRHGQVSEDNITVVRCPGAVELPLVAQRVAKTGKFDAIVSLGTVIRGGTPHFDYVCSECNKGLAQVSLEFSLPVAFGVLTVDTIDQAIERAGTKAGNKGAEAALSALEMINVLSEIDS
- the ribBA gene encoding bifunctional 3,4-dihydroxy-2-butanone-4-phosphate synthase/GTP cyclohydrolase II, with protein sequence MPISTPTEIIEDIRLGKMVILMDDEDRENEGDIIMAAEHITPEAINFMATHGRGLICLTMTKDRCVNLGLAPMVQDNNAQYTTNFTVSIEAAEGVTTGISASDRAVTVLAAVAKDAKAADLVQPGHIFPLTAQDGGVLTRAGHTEAGCDLARLAGLEPSSVIVEILNEDGSMARRPDLEVFSEKHDIKVGTIADLIEYRNNTETTIERVAECKLPTEFGDFDLVTYRDTIDNEIHYALRKGDVVADEPCLVRVHLNDVFTDLLRSNRNADRSWTLDMAMKRIGEEGGILVILGHEESADLLIHRVKMFEQQDKGEAPTMAKKQGTSRRVGVGSQILSDMGVNKMKLLSSSDKRYHALGGFGLEVVEYVTE
- a CDS encoding riboflavin synthase, which codes for MFTGIIEAVGKLTAITAKGEDISITVDSGKLDMSDVKLGDSIATNGVCLTVVAFGPHSYTADLSLETLNLTGFTQYKVGDKVNLEKAMLPTTRFGGHIVSGHVDGVGTIVERNQVGRAIEFWVDMPIDITKYVAYKGSITVDGISLTVNELRKNAFKLTIVPHTSEETTMDHFQVGRKVNLEVDVLARYMERLLQGSSEQQPESKITMDFLQQNGFA
- the ribD gene encoding bifunctional diaminohydroxyphosphoribosylaminopyrimidine deaminase/5-amino-6-(5-phosphoribosylamino)uracil reductase RibD → MKPSFTAFDYQMMARAIELAKKGLYTTAPNPNVGCVIVRDAKVVGEGFHYRAGEPHAEVFALREAQEKAQGATAYVTLEPCSHFGRTPPCAEALVKAKVGKVICAMQDPNPQVAGRGIKILQEAGIEVQVGLLESDSEALNPGFIKQMKTGMPFVQLKLAASLDGKTALKNGVSQWITSPEARKDVQSFRAKAGAVLSTSKTVIDDNASLNVRWNDLPSSIQNQYPKINLRQPKRAILDKNLVLTNNLKLFQSDGEIITISDSAIEASSTQSHISVSLDKEGQLCLDEVLEQLNKQQQINHIWVEAGATLAASFLKQNLVDELIIYLAPKLMGTDGRGLVNLLGLESMDQVIDLEIKDIRMVGSDIRVVATVKQES
- the nrdR gene encoding transcriptional regulator NrdR, translating into MHCPFCSENDTKVIDSRLVADGHQVRRRRQCLACKERFTTFESAELVMPKVIKSNGNREPYNEDKMVGGIQRALEKRPVSADSIELAISNIKSKLRATGEREVPSKMIGNLVMDQLRELDKVAYIRFASVYRSFEDIREFGEEIAKLED
- a CDS encoding glutamate-5-semialdehyde dehydrogenase, with amino-acid sequence MELIKMGQAAKDAAFHLATAPTAQKNRALAIIADELEANSDTILAANAKDIDKGREAGLTEALLDRLLLNEMRLKGIANDVRNVIGLNDPVGSEIDSKVLENGMSLSRRRVPLGVVGVIYEARPNVTIDIAALCLKTGNASILRGGKETFYSNMELVKVIQLALEKAELPAASVQYIEKPDRELVSQLLKLDDYVDMIIPRGGAGLHKMCKENSTIPVIIGGFGISHIFVDESADLEKSLLVVENAKVQRPSACNSLDTLLVHEKVAKDFLPMLANKLNGKVALVAEEKAKCHLSNAKDLRDVQEGDFDTEWLAFTLGVKVVDDVREAVEHMRIHNASHSDAIMTNSIESAELFINSVGSAAVYVNASTRFTDGAQFGLGAEVAVSTQKLHARGPMGLEELTSYKWVGKANYLARP
- the proB gene encoding glutamate 5-kinase, whose protein sequence is MTIQQSGKALQPKTVVVKLGTSVLTGGTLELDKAHMVELVRQCAQLKQQGHSVVMVSSGAIAAGREHLGYPALPNSMASKQMLAAVGQSQLIQVWESLFAIYGLKIGQMLLTRADLDDRERFLNARDTINALIDHDIIPIVNENDAVATSEIKVGDNDNLSALVGILCGADKLLLLTDQPGLFTADPRKNPDAKLIREVTTIDETLRKIAGGSGTTLGTGGMATKLQAADIARRAGIEVIIAAGSADNVVATSISNEPHGTKFVALPEALENRKRWILAGPTASGDIVIDDGAVKAVVERGSSLLGKGIIKVTGQFARGEVARVKNSTGQLVAKGIVSYSNKDLIKIIGKHSKDINAILGYEYGSEVIHRDDLVVIKE